From one Sphingomonas sp. BT-65 genomic stretch:
- a CDS encoding ATP-dependent DNA helicase, whose product MTPLPYPALHASHGGIWIATVEGTRSVGRGEAVRLAADTPMVLLNAPLAAQRLGYAELSGLDLLELFAFLRPARFMVPTPRGLARTLGLAEPANDAEIAPFLRTAAEAMLAIAGTDWPEREGAWHAAQSLARLRWSWAPAIAQRLNRPEKAERWLFSRLPEWTEQAPRTPPRTVALEPEEVRERLAALTGNGAEEREGQRLYAEAAASAFAPRAMRDSPNLVLAEAGTGIGKTLGYLAPASLWAAKAGGAVWVSTFTKALQRQLGHEGERLFADPEVRKQRIVTRKGRENYVCLLNLEDALQGGFAGRAAILAQLVARWAAYTADGDMVGGDLPGWLPALFRRNGSTALTDRRGECVYAGCPHYRKCFIERAARASADADIVIANHALVMVNAARGRETATRPTRYVFDEGHHLFDAADAMFGTALSGQETIELRRWITGPEGGARGRRRGLAARLSDVASYDDAGGQAIAEAVDAARALPTDGWLQRLAEGQPFGPVEQLLAAVRGLVYARDTDGSGEAGYGMETELAEPDPALVDAATPAAAALERLLRPMIALGRRLEAVLDDAPDWMDGPARARIEGAIASLGWRAETVAAWLALIARIGGAPAEEFVDWLAVERVEGREIDIGLHRRWLDPSKPFADTVLKPAHGALVTSATLRAGGDWDVAEARSGAQHLLHPPQRFEALSPFDYATRSEVIIVTDIKRGDMGALAAAYARLIVAAQGGTLGLFTAIRRLRAVHARIADRLAREGLPLYAQHVDPIDTGTLVDIFRDDPRASLIGTDALRDGVDVPGHSLRLVVMEGVPWAKPSVLHAARRLTNGGSAYDDRIVRARLAQAFGRLIRRADDYGAFVLLSAAMPSRLLGAFPPGTPVARLPLDEAIRRVERLSSVASFGQKARATPEPEPR is encoded by the coding sequence GTGACGCCGCTTCCCTATCCGGCCCTTCACGCCAGCCATGGCGGCATCTGGATCGCGACGGTGGAAGGCACGCGTAGCGTCGGCCGCGGCGAGGCGGTGCGCCTGGCCGCCGATACGCCGATGGTGCTGCTCAACGCGCCGCTCGCCGCACAGCGCCTCGGCTATGCCGAGCTCTCCGGGCTCGACCTGCTCGAACTCTTCGCCTTTCTCCGCCCCGCACGCTTCATGGTGCCCACGCCCCGCGGGCTCGCACGCACGCTCGGCCTCGCCGAACCGGCGAACGATGCCGAAATCGCCCCGTTCCTCCGCACCGCCGCCGAAGCGATGCTCGCCATCGCCGGCACGGACTGGCCCGAGCGCGAGGGCGCGTGGCACGCGGCGCAATCGCTTGCCCGCCTGCGCTGGAGCTGGGCGCCAGCCATCGCCCAGCGTCTGAACCGGCCCGAAAAGGCCGAGCGCTGGCTCTTCTCGCGCCTCCCCGAATGGACCGAACAGGCGCCACGCACCCCGCCGCGCACGGTGGCGCTCGAACCGGAGGAGGTGCGCGAACGCCTCGCCGCGCTGACCGGCAACGGCGCCGAGGAACGCGAGGGCCAGCGTCTCTACGCCGAAGCTGCTGCCAGCGCCTTTGCGCCCCGCGCCATGCGCGATTCGCCCAATCTCGTCCTTGCCGAGGCCGGGACCGGAATCGGCAAGACGCTGGGCTATCTCGCCCCCGCCTCGCTTTGGGCGGCGAAGGCCGGCGGCGCGGTATGGGTCTCGACCTTCACCAAAGCGCTCCAGCGCCAGCTGGGGCATGAGGGCGAGCGCCTGTTCGCCGACCCCGAAGTCCGCAAGCAGCGCATCGTGACGCGCAAGGGCCGCGAGAACTACGTCTGCCTGCTCAACCTCGAGGATGCGCTGCAAGGCGGCTTTGCGGGCCGCGCGGCGATCCTCGCCCAACTCGTCGCGCGCTGGGCGGCCTATACCGCCGACGGCGACATGGTCGGCGGCGATCTGCCCGGCTGGCTCCCCGCGCTGTTCCGCCGCAACGGCTCGACCGCGCTCACCGACCGGCGCGGCGAGTGCGTCTATGCCGGCTGCCCGCATTACCGCAAATGCTTCATCGAGCGCGCCGCAAGGGCAAGTGCCGACGCCGACATCGTCATCGCCAATCATGCGCTGGTGATGGTCAACGCCGCGCGCGGCCGCGAGACCGCGACGCGTCCGACGCGCTACGTGTTCGATGAGGGACACCACCTGTTCGACGCCGCCGACGCGATGTTCGGCACCGCCTTGTCGGGCCAGGAGACGATCGAGTTGCGGCGCTGGATCACCGGGCCTGAAGGCGGCGCGCGCGGCCGCCGGCGCGGTCTCGCTGCACGCCTGTCCGACGTCGCGAGCTATGACGATGCCGGCGGCCAGGCGATCGCCGAGGCGGTCGACGCCGCCCGCGCGCTGCCCACGGACGGCTGGCTCCAGCGTCTCGCCGAGGGCCAGCCCTTCGGTCCGGTCGAGCAGCTCCTCGCTGCGGTGCGCGGACTCGTCTATGCGCGCGACACCGACGGATCGGGCGAAGCCGGCTATGGCATGGAGACCGAGCTCGCGGAACCCGATCCCGCACTAGTCGACGCCGCCACCCCCGCCGCCGCCGCACTCGAGCGGCTGCTGCGCCCCATGATCGCGCTCGGCCGCCGCCTCGAAGCCGTGCTCGACGATGCGCCCGACTGGATGGACGGACCCGCCCGTGCCCGCATCGAAGGCGCGATCGCCTCGCTCGGCTGGCGTGCCGAGACGGTGGCGGCATGGCTCGCGCTGATCGCCCGCATCGGCGGCGCCCCGGCCGAGGAGTTCGTCGACTGGCTCGCCGTCGAACGCGTCGAAGGGCGGGAGATCGATATCGGCCTCCATCGCCGCTGGCTCGATCCGAGCAAGCCCTTCGCCGATACCGTGCTCAAACCCGCGCACGGCGCGCTCGTCACCTCGGCGACCTTGCGCGCCGGGGGCGACTGGGACGTCGCCGAGGCGCGCAGCGGCGCGCAGCACCTGCTCCATCCGCCGCAGCGGTTCGAGGCGCTGTCCCCGTTCGACTATGCCACGCGCTCCGAGGTGATCATCGTCACCGACATCAAGCGCGGCGACATGGGCGCGCTCGCCGCGGCCTATGCCCGCCTGATCGTCGCGGCGCAGGGCGGCACGCTCGGCCTGTTCACCGCGATCCGCAGGCTGCGCGCGGTCCATGCCCGCATCGCCGACCGGCTCGCGCGCGAAGGCCTGCCGCTCTACGCGCAGCATGTCGACCCAATCGACACCGGTACGTTGGTCGACATCTTCCGCGACGATCCGCGCGCGTCGCTGATCGGCACCGATGCGCTGCGCGACGGCGTTGACGTGCCCGGCCATTCGCTCCGCCTCGTCGTGATGGAGGGCGTACCCTGGGCCAAGCCCAGCGTGCTCCACGCCGCACGCCGGCTGACCAATGGGGGGAGCGCCTATGACGACCGCATCGTCCGCGCGCGGCTCGCCCAGGCGTTCGGCCGGCTGATCCGCCGCGCGGACGATTACGGCGCGTTCGTCCTGCTCTCCGCTGCGATGCCCTCGCGTCTGCTCGGCGCCTTTCCGCCCGGTACGCCGGTCGCGCGGCTGCCGCTCGACGAGGCGATCCGGCGCGTCGAACGTCTTTCCTCTGTCGCAAGCTTCGGGCAGAAGGCGCGCGCGACCCCCGAGCCGGAGCCCCGATGA
- a CDS encoding histidine phosphatase family protein, translating into MKTLTLLRHAKSSWEDPVARDFDRPLNAKGQRAAVTVGRHLRGEAMRFDHVVASPAARVVETVEQLEQGYGSQLAPAWDRRIYLASASSLLDVVHELPAGAESALLIGHNPGLEDLILKLIPNRAGDALRDSVEEKFPTAALAIMTFEVSDWHAVRADGGTLVRFTRPRDLDPALGPSRD; encoded by the coding sequence ATGAAGACTCTGACGTTGCTGCGCCACGCCAAATCGAGCTGGGAAGATCCCGTGGCGCGCGATTTCGACCGGCCGCTCAACGCCAAGGGGCAGCGCGCCGCGGTCACCGTCGGCCGCCATCTGCGCGGCGAGGCGATGCGCTTCGATCACGTCGTCGCCTCGCCGGCCGCGCGCGTCGTCGAGACGGTCGAGCAGCTTGAGCAGGGCTATGGCAGCCAGCTCGCGCCCGCTTGGGACCGGCGCATCTACCTCGCCTCCGCCTCGAGCCTGCTCGACGTCGTCCACGAGCTTCCCGCGGGTGCCGAGAGCGCGCTGCTGATCGGCCATAATCCGGGCCTCGAGGATCTGATCCTGAAGCTGATCCCCAATCGTGCCGGCGATGCCCTACGCGATTCAGTGGAGGAAAAATTCCCTACCGCCGCCCTCGCGATAATGACCTTCGAGGTGAGTGATTGGCATGCAGTCCGCGCGGACGGCGGGACGCTCGTCCGCTTCACCCGCCCGCGCGATCTCGACCCGGCGCTCGGCCCCAGCCGGGACTGA
- a CDS encoding MerR family transcriptional regulator, translating to MATGPDKGVSEKKPGAFRTIGELAQEVGRPQHILRYWETRFAQLRPLQRAGGRRYYRPEDVALVRRIDSLLGQEGYTIRGVQRLLDAERGVRGKSGESLQTVRDTLAEALKRDG from the coding sequence ATGGCCACCGGTCCGGATAAGGGGGTGTCAGAGAAGAAACCTGGCGCCTTCCGGACGATCGGTGAACTCGCGCAGGAAGTCGGGCGTCCCCAGCATATCCTGAGATATTGGGAAACGCGGTTCGCGCAGCTACGCCCGCTCCAGCGCGCGGGCGGGCGCCGCTATTACCGGCCCGAGGATGTCGCGCTGGTGCGGCGAATCGACTCGCTGCTCGGCCAAGAGGGCTACACCATCCGCGGCGTACAGCGGCTGCTTGACGCCGAGCGCGGGGTGCGGGGCAAGAGTGGGGAGTCGCTGCAGACGGTTCGCGATACGCTCGCCGAAGCGCTCAAGCGCGACGGCTGA
- a CDS encoding integration host factor subunit alpha, whose product MATAATLTRADLADALHREVGLSRADASRLVEQILRHMCEALAHGENVKISGFGSFVLRDKGERIGRNPKTGVEVPIAPRRVLTFRASQMLRDRIVNGG is encoded by the coding sequence ATGGCCACCGCTGCGACGCTGACCAGAGCCGATCTTGCCGATGCGCTGCATCGTGAAGTGGGCCTGTCGCGTGCGGATGCGTCGCGTCTCGTCGAGCAGATCCTGCGCCACATGTGCGAGGCGCTTGCCCATGGTGAGAACGTCAAGATCTCGGGCTTCGGCAGTTTCGTCCTGCGCGACAAGGGCGAACGGATCGGCCGCAATCCGAAGACCGGCGTCGAAGTGCCGATCGCGCCGCGCCGCGTGCTGACGTTCCGCGCCAGTCAGATGCTGCGTGACCGGATCGTCAACGGGGGGTAA
- a CDS encoding beta-ketoacyl-ACP synthase III — protein MSELVRRAVITGTGSALPPRRVSNAELAEQVDTSDEWIVERTGIRFRHIAAEGETTATLATDAAKAALAAAGTAATDIDLIVLATATPDQTFPASATKVQAALGIADCVAFDVAAVCSGFLYALQVAESMIRAGSANRALVIGAETFSRILDWEDRATCVLFGDGAGAIVLEAQETASRDGRGVLAAKLHADGRHNQLLYVDGGPSTTGTVGKLRMKGKEVFRHAVVNLAAVMGESLSAAGLDPADVDWVVPHQANARILDATAKKLGLAPGKVIVTVDEHANTSAASVPLALDTAVRDGRIKQGDLLVLEAMGGGFTWGAAVVRF, from the coding sequence ATGAGTGAGTTGGTGCGTCGCGCGGTGATCACCGGAACCGGTTCGGCATTGCCGCCGCGCCGCGTGTCGAACGCCGAGCTGGCGGAGCAGGTCGACACGAGCGACGAGTGGATCGTCGAGCGCACCGGCATCCGCTTCCGCCATATCGCCGCGGAGGGCGAGACCACCGCGACGCTGGCGACCGATGCGGCGAAGGCGGCGCTGGCGGCGGCGGGAACCGCGGCCACCGATATCGACCTGATCGTGCTCGCAACCGCGACCCCGGACCAGACCTTCCCTGCCAGCGCGACCAAGGTGCAGGCGGCGCTCGGCATCGCCGATTGCGTCGCGTTCGACGTCGCCGCGGTCTGCTCTGGCTTCCTCTACGCGCTGCAGGTGGCGGAGAGCATGATCCGCGCGGGCAGTGCGAACCGCGCGCTGGTGATCGGCGCGGAGACGTTCAGCCGCATCCTCGACTGGGAGGACCGCGCGACCTGCGTGCTGTTCGGCGACGGCGCAGGCGCGATCGTGCTCGAAGCGCAGGAGACGGCGTCACGCGACGGGCGCGGCGTGCTCGCCGCCAAGCTGCATGCCGACGGACGTCACAACCAGCTCCTCTATGTCGATGGCGGCCCTTCGACCACCGGCACGGTCGGTAAGCTGCGGATGAAGGGCAAGGAAGTGTTCCGCCATGCGGTGGTCAACCTCGCGGCCGTGATGGGCGAGAGCCTGTCGGCTGCAGGGCTCGATCCGGCCGATGTCGATTGGGTGGTACCCCATCAGGCCAATGCCCGCATCCTCGACGCGACTGCGAAGAAGCTCGGCCTCGCGCCCGGGAAGGTGATCGTGACGGTCGACGAACATGCCAATACCTCCGCCGCCTCGGTACCGCTGGCGCTGGACACGGCGGTGCGCGATGGACGGATCAAGCAGGGCGACCTGCTGGTGCTCGAAGCGATGGGTGGCGGATTCACCTGGGGGGCTGCGGTCGTCCGCTTCTGA
- the plsX gene encoding phosphate acyltransferase PlsX — protein sequence MTSSARIAVDAMGGDEGLAVMLAGVARARRRFDGMRFLLVGDEAAIREGLKTHPNLTAASEIVHAPEVVTADDKPSQAIRRAKVTSMGIAIDLVKKGEAAAAVSSGNTGALMAMSKLALRTMPGIDRPALAALMPTLGANDVVMLDLGANTEVDSRNLIQFAVMGAAYARTVLDLQAPRVALLNIGTEEMKGTDIIRDAAQRLRAATHLPLEFTGFIEGNALSRGDVDVIVCDGFAGNIALKTVEGTARFVADLLRRAFSSSTRSKIGFLISRPATELLRHHLDPNNHNGAVFLGLNGIVVKSHGSANELGVDTAIGVAAKMVRDDLTRRIAEDLGNFEAQAA from the coding sequence ATGACCTCCAGCGCGCGGATCGCCGTCGATGCGATGGGCGGCGACGAGGGGCTGGCGGTCATGCTCGCCGGGGTCGCGCGTGCGCGCCGCCGGTTCGACGGGATGCGCTTCCTGCTGGTGGGCGACGAGGCCGCGATACGCGAGGGCCTCAAGACGCACCCCAACCTCACCGCCGCGTCGGAGATCGTCCACGCGCCGGAGGTCGTTACCGCCGACGACAAGCCGAGCCAGGCGATCCGCCGCGCCAAGGTGACCTCGATGGGCATCGCCATTGACCTGGTGAAGAAGGGCGAGGCCGCCGCGGCGGTTTCGTCGGGCAATACCGGTGCGCTGATGGCGATGTCGAAGCTTGCGCTGCGCACCATGCCCGGGATCGACCGCCCTGCACTCGCCGCGCTGATGCCGACGCTGGGCGCCAATGACGTGGTGATGCTCGATCTCGGCGCGAACACCGAGGTCGACAGCCGCAACCTCATCCAGTTCGCGGTGATGGGCGCCGCTTATGCGCGGACGGTGCTCGACCTGCAGGCGCCGCGCGTCGCGCTACTCAACATCGGCACCGAGGAGATGAAGGGCACCGACATCATCCGCGATGCCGCGCAGCGATTGCGTGCCGCGACTCACCTGCCGCTCGAGTTTACCGGGTTCATAGAGGGCAATGCGCTGTCGCGCGGCGATGTCGATGTGATCGTGTGCGACGGCTTTGCGGGCAATATTGCACTCAAGACGGTCGAAGGTACCGCGCGCTTCGTCGCCGACCTACTACGGCGCGCTTTCTCCAGCTCGACGCGATCCAAGATCGGCTTCCTGATCTCGCGCCCGGCGACCGAGCTGCTGCGGCATCATCTCGATCCCAACAACCACAATGGCGCGGTCTTTCTCGGTCTCAACGGCATCGTCGTGAAGAGCCACGGCAGCGCCAACGAGCTGGGCGTCGACACGGCGATCGGCGTTGCGGCGAAGATGGTGCGTGACGATCTTACGCGAAGGATCGCCGAGGATCTGGGTAATTTCGAGGCACAAGCGGCATGA
- the rpmF gene encoding 50S ribosomal protein L32: MAVPKRKVSPSRRGMRRAHDALKVEAFQECSNCGELKRPHVLCGACGHYNGREIVSVEG; this comes from the coding sequence ATGGCCGTCCCTAAGAGAAAAGTTTCGCCGAGCCGCCGCGGCATGCGCCGGGCGCACGACGCGCTGAAGGTCGAGGCGTTCCAGGAATGCTCGAACTGCGGTGAGCTCAAGCGCCCGCACGTGCTGTGCGGCGCCTGCGGTCACTATAACGGCCGCGAGATCGTCTCGGTCGAGGGCTGA
- a CDS encoding MAPEG family protein, with the protein MDAIILPVALATTAACALINLWLAFRVGIVRRSEKVSIGDGGSPKLTARMRAQLNFAEYAPIVLILIALIELAVGTVDWLWAVAVVFVVARILHPFGMDGWRPGRAIGIILTFLVIAGLALYAASIPFLSFGETETIEMIQTAG; encoded by the coding sequence ATGGACGCGATCATCCTGCCCGTGGCGCTCGCCACCACCGCCGCCTGCGCGCTGATCAACCTGTGGCTCGCATTCCGGGTGGGGATCGTGCGGCGATCCGAGAAGGTCTCGATCGGCGACGGCGGCAGCCCGAAGCTGACCGCGCGGATGCGCGCGCAGCTCAACTTCGCCGAATATGCGCCGATCGTGCTGATCCTGATCGCGCTGATCGAGCTCGCGGTTGGCACCGTCGATTGGCTGTGGGCGGTCGCGGTCGTGTTCGTCGTCGCGCGCATCCTGCATCCGTTCGGGATGGACGGCTGGCGCCCGGGCCGGGCGATCGGGATCATCCTGACCTTCCTGGTGATCGCCGGTCTGGCGCTCTATGCCGCGAGCATCCCGTTCCTGAGCTTCGGCGAGACCGAGACGATCGAGATGATCCAGACCGCCGGCTAG
- the nudC gene encoding NAD(+) diphosphatase, with product MVEVGFTGAVLDRADRERNNPEALAAALGDWRARLLRLNGLEPELDGEGQLVWTSLADLPEGSEPLFLGYIDGKPHFAPLAMGERHGNVRSPALFQMLGLMPADQAGLYACARSLVDWHQRHGFCPACGNPTELFRAGWARRCQSCAAEHFPRTDPVVIMLAEHDGRVLLGRGPAWPAGRYSALAGFVEVGESIEEAVARETLEEAGIAVRNVRYVASQPWPFPSSLMIACVATAEGDAITLDTNELEDAFWATRDEVRAALDGAPDARFGAPPPYAIAHTLLRTWLAG from the coding sequence GTGGTTGAGGTCGGGTTCACCGGGGCGGTGCTCGACCGCGCCGACCGCGAACGCAATAATCCCGAGGCGCTGGCCGCGGCGCTCGGCGACTGGCGCGCACGGCTGCTCCGGCTGAACGGGCTCGAACCGGAGCTCGATGGTGAAGGGCAGCTGGTGTGGACCAGCCTCGCCGACCTGCCCGAGGGGAGCGAGCCGCTGTTCCTCGGTTATATCGACGGCAAGCCGCATTTCGCGCCGCTGGCGATGGGCGAGCGGCACGGCAATGTGCGCTCCCCCGCGTTGTTCCAGATGCTCGGGCTGATGCCTGCCGACCAGGCCGGCCTCTATGCCTGCGCGCGCAGCCTGGTCGACTGGCACCAGCGCCACGGCTTCTGCCCGGCTTGCGGCAACCCGACCGAGCTGTTCCGCGCCGGCTGGGCGCGGCGCTGCCAGAGCTGTGCCGCCGAGCATTTCCCGCGCACCGATCCGGTGGTGATCATGCTCGCCGAGCATGACGGCCGGGTGCTGCTGGGCCGCGGTCCCGCCTGGCCGGCCGGACGCTATTCGGCGCTCGCCGGGTTCGTCGAGGTCGGCGAATCGATCGAGGAAGCGGTTGCGCGCGAGACGCTGGAGGAAGCCGGCATCGCTGTGCGCAACGTTCGCTATGTTGCCAGCCAGCCCTGGCCCTTTCCCTCCTCGCTGATGATCGCGTGCGTCGCGACGGCGGAGGGCGACGCGATCACGCTGGACACGAACGAGCTCGAGGACGCGTTCTGGGCGACGCGAGACGAAGTGCGCGCCGCGCTCGATGGCGCACCCGACGCCCGGTTCGGTGCGCCGCCGCCCTATGCGATCGCCCACACGCTGTTGCGGACCTGGCTCGCCGGCTAG